One window of Mycobacteriales bacterium genomic DNA carries:
- the trpS gene encoding tryptophan--tRNA ligase: protein MSESAVTDRLFHESAAEDSLHAAEKLSADAWARLKESPEKFRVLTGERPTGPLHLGHYFGSLQRRVEVQSYGVETWLLLADYQALTDRAGSTALQDSMTEIVLDYLAVGLDIQSERGLAFRHSQVPELNQLMLPFLSLVSVSEIDRNPTVKTEIETLGAGNVTGLMFNYPVHQAADILFCHGNLVPGGRDQLPHVEITRKIARRFNRTYSKKKRYFDEPTLLFGEAPMLLGTDGRKMGKSARNAVFIRDDESTTAAVLKKAVTDSDPHIAYDPLGRSNVANLLLLAALAAGTTPQAVADEIGAGGSAKLKAYVTEAVNEHFRPIRARRTELAADPSIVRDVLDRGNEIARTTARKTLAEVHQLMHL, encoded by the coding sequence GTGAGTGAGTCCGCCGTCACCGACCGCCTGTTCCACGAGTCCGCGGCGGAGGACAGCCTGCACGCGGCCGAGAAGCTGTCGGCGGACGCGTGGGCCCGGCTGAAGGAGTCGCCGGAGAAGTTCCGCGTCCTCACCGGCGAGCGGCCGACCGGCCCGCTGCACCTCGGGCACTACTTCGGCAGCCTGCAGCGCCGGGTCGAGGTCCAGTCGTACGGGGTGGAGACCTGGCTGCTGCTCGCGGACTACCAGGCCCTGACCGACCGGGCCGGGTCTACCGCGCTGCAGGACTCGATGACCGAGATCGTGCTGGACTACCTCGCGGTCGGGCTCGACATCCAGAGCGAGCGCGGGCTGGCCTTCCGGCACAGCCAGGTGCCCGAGCTCAACCAGCTCATGCTGCCGTTCCTGTCGCTGGTCTCGGTCAGCGAGATCGACCGGAACCCGACGGTGAAGACCGAGATCGAGACGCTCGGCGCCGGCAACGTGACCGGGCTGATGTTCAACTACCCGGTGCACCAGGCCGCGGACATCCTGTTCTGCCACGGCAACCTGGTGCCGGGCGGCCGCGACCAGCTGCCGCACGTGGAGATCACCCGCAAGATCGCGCGCCGCTTCAACCGGACGTACTCGAAGAAGAAGCGGTATTTCGACGAGCCGACGCTGCTGTTCGGCGAGGCCCCGATGCTGCTGGGCACCGACGGCAGGAAGATGGGCAAGAGCGCCCGCAACGCGGTCTTCATCCGCGACGACGAGTCGACCACGGCCGCGGTGCTGAAGAAGGCGGTCACCGACTCCGACCCGCACATCGCGTACGACCCGCTCGGCCGGTCGAACGTGGCCAACCTGCTGCTGCTGGCCGCGCTCGCCGCGGGCACCACCCCGCAGGCGGTCGCGGACGAGATCGGGGCGGGCGGCTCGGCCAAGCTCAAGGCGTACGTGACCGAGGCGGTCAACGAGCACTTCCGGCCGATCCGGGCCCGGCGCACGGAGCTGGCCGCGGACCCGTCGATCGTCCGGGACGTCCTGGACCGGGGCAACGAGATCGCCCGCACCACGGCCCGCAAGACCCTGGCCGAGGTGCACCAACTGATGCACTTGTAG
- a CDS encoding M28 family metallopeptidase, which translates to MIALLAAGSVVLSATPAYAAKAAANTTLGTKLAREVTVNGVNRHLIALQRIADTNGGTRAASTPGHEASATYVHDKLAAAGWNVTYQDFDYEFAVETESFTEVAPTPRSAPTIDIMEFSPQTPDGGITAPLAVVPNGQNPTGPGCVATDFAGATYTGTIALIQRGGCAFALKAQNAAAAGAVGVVIYNNAANPDEEINGTLGTEADARVPTGGITRAEGELFVADAAAGPATVNLVLQSRPETRTSRNVVAETPGGRADNVVMAGAHLDSVPAGPGINDNGTGSAALLELGLKLADEKVKNKVRLAFWSAEELGLLGSQAYVDTLSFEQQLDIALYLNFDMIGSPNWGEFVYDGDDSDGEGAGPGPFGSAQIESLLTGYLSGAKAVPTEGTDFDGRSDYGPFIAVGIPSGGTFTGAEGIKTPEQAAKWGGTAAIAYDVCYHQACDNLGNVNRPILDKNADTVAFTVGRYALDTSDINGVGARGAAATRAAAKARAARAVTAATRAAPAPNGAAA; encoded by the coding sequence ATGATCGCGCTGCTCGCCGCCGGCTCGGTCGTGCTGTCCGCCACCCCGGCGTACGCCGCCAAGGCCGCCGCCAACACCACGCTCGGCACCAAGCTGGCCCGCGAGGTCACGGTCAACGGCGTCAACCGGCACCTGATCGCGCTGCAGCGGATCGCCGACACCAACGGCGGCACCCGCGCCGCGAGCACGCCGGGCCACGAGGCCTCGGCCACGTACGTGCACGACAAGCTGGCCGCCGCCGGCTGGAACGTCACCTACCAGGACTTCGACTACGAGTTCGCGGTCGAGACCGAGTCCTTCACCGAGGTCGCGCCGACGCCGCGCAGCGCCCCGACGATCGACATCATGGAGTTCTCCCCGCAGACCCCGGACGGCGGCATCACCGCGCCGCTCGCCGTGGTCCCGAACGGGCAGAACCCGACGGGCCCCGGCTGCGTCGCGACGGACTTCGCCGGTGCCACCTACACCGGCACGATCGCGCTGATCCAGCGCGGCGGCTGCGCCTTCGCGCTCAAGGCGCAGAACGCGGCCGCCGCCGGTGCGGTCGGCGTCGTCATCTACAACAACGCCGCGAACCCGGACGAGGAGATCAACGGCACGCTCGGGACCGAGGCGGACGCCCGCGTCCCGACCGGCGGCATCACTCGCGCCGAGGGCGAGCTGTTCGTCGCCGATGCGGCCGCCGGCCCGGCCACGGTGAACCTGGTCCTGCAGTCCCGCCCGGAGACCCGGACCAGCCGCAACGTCGTCGCCGAGACGCCGGGCGGCCGGGCGGACAACGTGGTGATGGCGGGCGCCCACCTGGACAGCGTCCCCGCGGGCCCGGGCATCAACGACAACGGCACGGGCAGCGCCGCGCTGCTCGAGCTCGGCCTGAAGCTGGCCGACGAGAAGGTGAAGAACAAGGTGCGGCTGGCGTTCTGGAGCGCCGAGGAGCTGGGCCTGCTCGGGTCCCAGGCGTACGTCGACACGCTGTCGTTCGAGCAGCAGCTCGACATCGCGCTCTACCTGAACTTCGACATGATCGGCTCGCCGAACTGGGGCGAGTTCGTCTACGACGGCGACGACTCCGACGGCGAGGGCGCCGGGCCGGGGCCGTTCGGCTCGGCTCAGATCGAGTCGCTGCTCACCGGTTACCTGAGCGGCGCCAAGGCCGTGCCGACCGAGGGCACCGACTTCGACGGACGCTCGGACTACGGGCCGTTCATCGCGGTCGGCATCCCGTCCGGCGGCACGTTCACCGGGGCCGAGGGGATCAAGACGCCGGAGCAGGCGGCGAAGTGGGGCGGCACGGCCGCGATCGCGTACGACGTCTGCTACCACCAGGCCTGCGACAACCTGGGCAACGTGAACCGGCCGATCCTGGACAAGAACGCGGACACGGTCGCGTTCACGGTCGGGCGGTACGCGCTGGACACCAGCGACATCAACGGTGTCGGCGCCCGCGGCGCGGCGGCGACCAGGGCAGCGGCGAAGGCCAGGGCCGCCCGAGCGGTCACCGCGGCGACCCGGGCCGCACCGGCCCCGAATGGCGCCGCGGCGTAA
- a CDS encoding DUF72 domain-containing protein, with amino-acid sequence MSDIRTGISGWRYPPWRGVFYPPGLPQRRELEYASRRLRTIEINGSFYSLQRPESYARWAAETPDDFLFAVKGPRFVTHMKKLAGVEAPLANFFASGVLALGAKLGPVLWQLPPTLGYDAERLSRFFAQLPRTTGEAAALAAGHDERMEGRALLTAAVDRPLRHALEVRHGSYERAEFVELLRAHDVALVVADTAGKWPALLDVTADHVYVRLHGHEELYVSGYDPPALEHWAARIRTWAAGGTPADGTTLAPPAPRQDRDVVVYFDNDVKVRAPFDAIGLAGRLGVSPPEDPTLPVGRHREVEEEARTEWPGIARTARTDP; translated from the coding sequence GTGAGCGACATCCGGACCGGCATCTCGGGCTGGCGGTACCCGCCCTGGCGCGGCGTCTTCTACCCGCCCGGCCTGCCCCAGCGCCGCGAGCTGGAGTACGCCTCCCGCCGGCTGCGCACGATCGAGATCAACGGCTCCTTCTACTCGCTGCAGCGGCCGGAGTCGTACGCGCGGTGGGCGGCCGAGACGCCCGACGACTTCCTGTTCGCGGTGAAGGGGCCGCGCTTCGTCACGCACATGAAGAAGCTGGCCGGGGTCGAGGCGCCGCTGGCCAACTTCTTCGCCTCCGGCGTGCTGGCGCTCGGGGCCAAGCTCGGGCCGGTGCTCTGGCAGCTGCCGCCCACCCTCGGGTACGACGCCGAGCGGCTGAGCCGGTTCTTCGCCCAGCTCCCCCGCACGACCGGCGAGGCGGCGGCGCTCGCGGCCGGGCACGATGAGCGGATGGAGGGCCGGGCGTTGCTCACTGCCGCGGTCGACCGGCCGCTGCGGCACGCGCTGGAGGTCCGGCACGGCTCGTACGAACGGGCCGAGTTCGTCGAGCTGCTGCGGGCGCACGACGTCGCGCTGGTGGTCGCGGACACGGCCGGGAAGTGGCCGGCGCTGCTCGACGTCACCGCGGATCACGTCTACGTCCGGCTGCACGGCCACGAGGAGCTGTACGTCAGCGGCTACGACCCGCCCGCGCTGGAGCACTGGGCGGCCCGGATCCGGACCTGGGCCGCCGGCGGCACGCCGGCGGACGGCACCACGCTGGCGCCGCCGGCCCCGCGGCAGGACCGGGACGTCGTCGTCTACTTCGACAACGACGTCAAGGTCCGGGCGCCGTTCGACGCGATCGGTCTCGCCGGCCGGCTCGGTGTCTCGCCGCCGGAGGACCCGACGCTGCCGGTCGGCCGCCATCGCGAGGTCGAGGAGGAGGCCCGCACCGAGTGGCCCGGCATCGCCCGCACCGCCCGCACCGACCCCTGA
- a CDS encoding MmcQ/YjbR family DNA-binding protein, producing the protein MSPEDLLRHCLAKPGAWEDQPWEGDVVAKVGSKIFAFLGADTLGLKCGRTRAEADEWLARYPDDATVMAYIGRYGWNTLRLRGAIGEDELLEALDASYQDVVARLPKKERPAQVR; encoded by the coding sequence ATGAGCCCCGAGGACCTGTTGCGGCACTGCCTGGCCAAGCCGGGCGCCTGGGAGGACCAGCCCTGGGAGGGCGATGTGGTCGCCAAGGTCGGGTCGAAGATCTTCGCCTTCCTCGGCGCGGACACCCTCGGCCTGAAGTGCGGCCGGACCCGGGCCGAGGCCGACGAGTGGCTGGCCCGCTACCCGGACGACGCCACCGTGATGGCCTACATCGGCCGGTACGGCTGGAACACGCTGCGGCTGCGCGGCGCGATCGGCGAGGACGAGCTCCTGGAGGCCCTCGACGCCTCGTACCAGGACGTCGTCGCCCGGCTGCCGAAGAAGGAGCGGCCGGCTCAGGTCCGGTAG
- a CDS encoding aldo/keto reductase, whose product MSAVPTILLNNGVEIPQLGFGVFQVPPEQTEEATRTAFEVGYRHVDTAEMYGNEEGVGKAVRSSGLGRDEVFVTSKLNNGFHAPDAARTAFDGTLAALGLDHVDLFLIHWPLPEVGDYVETWHALEEIYRSGRARAIGVSNFQPHHLRRLLAASEVVPAVNQIEVHPFLVQDDVRAFGAEHGIVTEAWSPIAQGLVLDDPVITNVAKRLERTPAQVTLRWHIQRGDVVFPKSVTRSRVEENFALFDFELSADDMAEITALNRDQRTGPDPDTMNSV is encoded by the coding sequence GTGTCCGCAGTGCCCACCATCCTGCTCAACAACGGTGTCGAGATCCCGCAGCTCGGGTTCGGCGTCTTCCAGGTGCCGCCGGAGCAGACCGAGGAGGCGACCCGGACCGCGTTCGAGGTCGGCTACCGGCACGTCGACACCGCCGAGATGTACGGCAACGAGGAGGGCGTCGGGAAGGCCGTCCGCTCCTCCGGGCTCGGCCGGGACGAGGTCTTCGTCACCAGCAAGCTCAACAACGGCTTCCACGCCCCGGACGCCGCGCGGACGGCGTTCGACGGCACGCTGGCCGCGCTCGGCCTCGACCACGTCGACCTGTTCCTCATCCACTGGCCGCTGCCGGAGGTCGGCGACTACGTCGAGACCTGGCACGCACTGGAGGAGATCTACCGCTCCGGCCGGGCGCGCGCGATCGGCGTGTCCAACTTCCAGCCGCACCACCTGCGCCGGCTGCTGGCCGCCAGCGAGGTCGTGCCGGCGGTGAACCAGATCGAGGTGCACCCGTTCCTGGTCCAGGACGACGTCCGGGCGTTCGGAGCCGAGCACGGCATCGTCACCGAGGCCTGGTCGCCGATCGCGCAGGGCCTGGTGCTGGACGACCCGGTGATCACGAACGTCGCCAAGCGGCTGGAGCGGACGCCGGCCCAGGTCACGCTGCGCTGGCACATCCAGCGCGGCGACGTCGTCTTCCCCAAGTCGGTCACCCGCTCCCGGGTCGAGGAGAACTTCGCACTCTTCGACTTCGAGCTGTCCGCGGACGACATGGCGGAGATCACCGCGCTGAACCGGGACCAGCGCACCGGTCCGGACCCGGACACCATGAACAGCGTCTGA
- a CDS encoding DUF1775 domain-containing protein has translation MTIAPTVRRCVVVLLAGAATVVAAAGPALAHVEVEAAPARALATNVLLTMTAEAESSTSGITGVRIQLPSGLVPADLRLASGPSGWRLTGSGGVATVAGPALPVGRSLRLGLRVRQLPAGERLVLKTVQSYADGTQDAWIEVPSASVPEPDQPAPIVALTKAAAGATVLPRATAPAPTTAAPATTAPAPSTAAASSPAATPVTEAAEDGGAGAAAEWLFGGVLIGVVILGGIVIAARRRTGPPAG, from the coding sequence GTGACGATCGCCCCCACCGTTCGCCGCTGCGTCGTGGTGCTGCTCGCCGGCGCCGCCACCGTCGTTGCCGCTGCCGGCCCAGCCCTGGCCCACGTCGAGGTCGAGGCCGCACCGGCCCGGGCCCTGGCCACGAACGTCCTGCTGACCATGACCGCCGAGGCCGAGTCGAGCACGTCCGGGATCACCGGCGTACGGATCCAGCTGCCGTCCGGGCTGGTGCCGGCCGATCTGCGGCTGGCCTCCGGGCCGAGCGGGTGGCGGCTGACCGGCTCCGGCGGGGTCGCGACCGTGGCCGGGCCGGCGCTGCCGGTCGGGCGGTCGCTGCGGCTGGGCCTGCGGGTCCGGCAGCTGCCGGCCGGAGAGCGGCTGGTGCTCAAGACCGTCCAGTCGTACGCGGACGGCACGCAGGACGCCTGGATCGAGGTGCCCTCGGCGTCGGTGCCGGAGCCGGACCAGCCCGCGCCGATCGTGGCGCTGACGAAGGCGGCGGCCGGGGCGACGGTGCTGCCGCGGGCCACCGCGCCGGCGCCGACGACGGCCGCGCCGGCCACGACGGCCCCCGCGCCGAGCACCGCGGCCGCCTCGAGCCCGGCCGCGACGCCGGTCACGGAGGCCGCCGAGGACGGCGGCGCCGGTGCCGCAGCCGAGTGGCTTTTCGGCGGAGTGCTGATCGGCGTGGTAATTCTGGGTGGGATCGTGATCGCCGCCCGACGCCGGACGGGTCCGCCCGCCGGATAG
- a CDS encoding PspC domain-containing protein: MNEIHARFAQEGLVRPREGRVLAGVVAGLGRRFGIDPWPARLLFILILLVIPGSQILIYPLLWLLMPRETAAPAAPFGPADPSVA; this comes from the coding sequence GTGAACGAGATCCACGCCCGGTTCGCGCAGGAGGGTCTGGTGCGGCCGCGCGAGGGCCGCGTGCTCGCCGGCGTGGTGGCCGGTCTGGGCCGCCGCTTCGGCATCGACCCCTGGCCCGCCCGGCTGCTGTTCATCCTGATCCTGCTCGTCATCCCGGGCAGCCAGATCCTGATCTACCCGCTGCTGTGGCTGCTGATGCCGCGCGAGACCGCCGCTCCGGCAGCTCCCTTCGGTCCGGCCGACCCCAGCGTCGCCTGA
- a CDS encoding pyridoxamine 5'-phosphate oxidase family protein has product MARWAEFEKDAPEFAARVRAVLDRHKHKTMATVRGDGSPRISGAEIQFAGDDVFTGSMPDAVKGRDLRRDPRVAFHSQSEDADESDPESWPGDAKFAGRAVLVTDPAELAAFWTAYGRPDPAPEPDGSDLFRIEPTEVVLVHIELPHMVIESWHEGVGYRRRART; this is encoded by the coding sequence ATGGCGCGGTGGGCGGAGTTCGAGAAGGATGCACCGGAGTTCGCGGCCCGGGTGCGGGCCGTGCTCGACCGGCACAAGCACAAGACGATGGCGACGGTGCGCGGCGACGGATCGCCGCGGATCAGCGGGGCGGAGATCCAGTTCGCCGGCGACGACGTGTTCACCGGCTCGATGCCGGACGCGGTGAAGGGGCGGGACCTGCGGCGCGATCCCCGGGTCGCGTTCCACTCCCAGTCCGAGGACGCGGACGAGAGCGACCCGGAGTCCTGGCCCGGGGACGCGAAGTTCGCCGGCCGGGCGGTGCTGGTCACCGACCCGGCCGAGCTGGCCGCGTTCTGGACCGCGTACGGGAGGCCCGATCCGGCGCCGGAGCCGGACGGGTCCGACCTGTTCCGGATCGAGCCGACCGAGGTCGTGCTGGTGCACATCGAGCTGCCGCACATGGTCATCGAGTCCTGGCACGAGGGGGTCGGTTACCGCCGCCGCGCCCGCACCTGA